The genomic DNA AGCCCACGCGCTTGGCCTGGGGCAAGAGCTTGGCTCCCTTGAAGGGATTGGCCTTCAGGTAGCCCCACTCGACGGCCTTGTTCATCACCGCCTTCGCGTGGCGCACGTAGTTGTTGATGCTTGACGGCTTCAGGTGGCGGTGCGTCCGCTTCAGCTCGTCCATGGTTTTCAGGGTGAGCATATCCAGGCGCTTGGTGCGGCCCTCGATGTCGATGACCTTGCGCATGGCCAGCCGGTTGGCCTTGAAGGTTTTGACCGGCTGTGTCTCGATGGCCCACGCCTCGAACTCGTCAGCGAACTGGCCCAGGTTCTTGTCGTTCTCACCTGTGATCCGCTGTATCTTGCCCTTGAGATATGCGTCCTTTATGGACCGGAGCAGTCGGCAAGCCTCGGAATAGTTGGTCGTACTTAGCGACAGCCGACGCCCGTCGAGCTTGTAGTAGTAGCTGGCCTTCCCGGCGACCTTGAGCGGCTTTTTGCTGATGCCCATGATGTCCGTCATAGGCCCGCCTTTTTCATGAGGACCAGGGCCTTGCTTTCCAGACCATCAGAAAAAACAGGCAGCGAGCTCTCCAGAATCCGCCAATCGTGGCGGCTCCCGGCCTGGACCTTTCGAGCCACCACATACCCATCGCGACACCACTTCCGCATAGTGTCGCGGTGGACATCTGCCAGCGCGCAGGCCCTGCCCATTTTGATCCAACGGTCCATTGATCAGCCCTCGTTTTATGAAGGGCTGAACGTTGCCACGTCGCAACGCTATGCGTCAACTAAACGTTCGCTTTCCACCAAGGCAGAATCATTCTTCCCCGCGCAGGGTCTCCGCTCGCTTCAGGATAACGCCAGGGTCAACTCCCACGGCACGGCAAATCTTAGAGAAGTCGCTGGCACGCATTGAGGCTTTTCCGCGCATCATCGCTTTGATGTCGGGTAAATTCAGTATTTCAAGCTCTCGCGCAATGTCCGCTGTGCCTTTGCCCACAGCCTTGGCCACTACCACCAAGGTTGAGGCAATAGCCTTGTCCAGATCGGTCGGGGCCCGGTCAGGAGAGGGCGGTGGGAGTTCCCCATCATCCGACAAAAACACTTCGCGAAGCGGGATGCGCAGCCGATCTAAATACCTGATCATGTCTCGGAAAGTGGTTCGCTCGCCACCCCTTCTGTCCTGAATCCACCGATTGACTGTGGCCCTGTCGCAGCCAAGCATTCGAGCAATTGACGACTGGGTTGCACCGGCCTTCAATCGCTCGTTGATTCTGGAAAGGATGAGTCCCCAAGCGCGTTCATTGATTTTATAGCTATCCATGATTTCGGCCATATATCCTCCAATGTTAATATGGCGCAGTTTTTGTCGTTGACCTTTGCGTTGTACTATGACAACACTCCACCCATGAAAAACGCACTTGAGCTCTATCGGGAGTCAAATGGCTTTGGCTACGCGGAACTTTCGCGCTTGGTCGGGTTCGACCGGGCTACCGTCTGGAGGCACTGCAAGGCCACATTAGTGCCCGAGGCGGCAGCCGCGCGCTATCACGCAAAACTGCAGATCCCTCTGGAGGACCTGCGGCCGGATCTGTTCGCAAGCGATACCACAACCTAGCACCCGGGTGTGGCCATCGCCACCTATGTGCTGAAACCACGGAGGAGAACACCATGGAAACCAAGCTGGACACCCAAGCCCTGGCCGGGATGGACGCTGTGGACGCATTCAAGGTCGCCATCATGAAGTCGTCAAAGGAGTTGCCCGCAGTCGCCAGGGAGATGGGCTGGAGCGATTCGCACACGCGCCGGATATTCTCCACGGATCGCTACTTCCCCTCCTTCGAGGACATCCCCAAATTTTGCCATGTCGTCGGCAACACCCTGGTCGTCCAGTGGCTGCAGGCAAAAGCCATGACCTACGGGCTGCCCCAGGACGTGCGCAATCTGGACTGCGAGAATCTGGTCTGGAAAATCGGCGAGCTCTTTGCAGAGGTCGGCGACGTCGGGCGCAAAGGGCAGGAGGCCATAGCGGACGGCCAGCTTGAAGCGCACGAGCTGCGTGAGATCATCAACGAAGTGAAGGACGTCCTCACTGCGGGC from Pseudodesulfovibrio aespoeensis Aspo-2 includes the following:
- a CDS encoding helix-turn-helix domain-containing protein, producing the protein MAEIMDSYKINERAWGLILSRINERLKAGATQSSIARMLGCDRATVNRWIQDRRGGERTTFRDMIRYLDRLRIPLREVFLSDDGELPPPSPDRAPTDLDKAIASTLVVVAKAVGKGTADIARELEILNLPDIKAMMRGKASMRASDFSKICRAVGVDPGVILKRAETLRGEE
- a CDS encoding phage regulatory CII family protein — its product is METKLDTQALAGMDAVDAFKVAIMKSSKELPAVAREMGWSDSHTRRIFSTDRYFPSFEDIPKFCHVVGNTLVVQWLQAKAMTYGLPQDVRNLDCENLVWKIGELFAEVGDVGRKGQEAIADGQLEAHELREIINEVKDVLTAGMELVGDLRVLERELSKK